From Synechococcus sp. A10-1-5-1, a single genomic window includes:
- the recA gene encoding recombinase RecA, with protein MPADDKSTSASSPERDKALGLVLNQIERNFGKGSIMRLGDASRMRIETTPTGALTLDLALGGGYPKGRVVEVYGPESSGKTTLTLHAIAEVQRRGGVAAFVDAEHALDPVYAAALGVDIENLLVSQPDTGEMALEIVDQLVRSAAVDIVVVDSVAALTPRSEIEGEMGDLAVGSQARLMSQAMRKITGNIGKSGCTVIFLNQLRQKIGVTYGNPETTTGGNALKFYASVRLDIRRIQTLKRGTEEFGIRAKVKVAKNKVAPPFRIAEFDILFGRGISTVGCLLDLAEEHGVVVRKGAWYSYEGDNIGQGRDNTITWLEQNNTEKDAIEVKVRQKLSETTDSLKPVATAAAKLAASGSASSSKEQALPAAS; from the coding sequence ATGCCTGCCGACGACAAGAGCACCAGCGCCTCCAGCCCTGAGCGGGACAAGGCCCTTGGCCTGGTTCTGAACCAAATCGAGCGCAACTTTGGCAAGGGCTCGATCATGCGCCTGGGGGATGCCTCGCGCATGCGGATCGAGACCACCCCCACCGGCGCCCTGACCCTCGACCTCGCCCTGGGTGGTGGCTACCCGAAAGGACGGGTTGTGGAGGTCTACGGCCCTGAGAGCTCAGGCAAAACCACCCTCACCCTGCACGCCATTGCCGAAGTGCAGCGCCGCGGAGGCGTGGCCGCCTTCGTCGACGCCGAGCACGCCCTGGACCCGGTCTATGCCGCGGCCCTCGGAGTGGACATCGAGAACCTGCTGGTCTCCCAACCGGACACCGGTGAGATGGCCCTGGAGATCGTCGACCAACTGGTGCGCTCCGCCGCCGTTGACATCGTTGTGGTGGACTCGGTGGCCGCCCTCACCCCACGCTCTGAAATCGAGGGCGAGATGGGGGACCTCGCCGTTGGCAGCCAGGCCCGACTGATGAGCCAGGCGATGCGCAAGATCACCGGCAACATCGGCAAGTCCGGCTGCACCGTGATCTTCCTGAACCAGCTGCGCCAGAAAATTGGCGTGACCTACGGCAACCCCGAAACCACGACCGGTGGCAATGCCCTGAAGTTCTATGCCTCGGTGCGCCTTGACATCCGTCGCATCCAGACCCTGAAGCGCGGCACCGAAGAATTCGGCATCCGCGCCAAGGTGAAGGTGGCCAAAAACAAGGTGGCGCCCCCCTTCCGGATTGCGGAATTCGACATCCTCTTTGGCCGCGGGATCAGCACCGTGGGCTGCCTACTGGACCTCGCCGAAGAGCACGGCGTCGTTGTGCGCAAGGGTGCTTGGTACAGCTACGAGGGCGACAACATCGGCCAAGGGCGTGACAACACCATCACCTGGCTCGAGCAAAACAACACCGAGAAAGACGCCATCGAAGTGAAGGTGCGCCAAAAACTCAGTGAAACCACCGATTCGCTGAAGCCCGTTGCCACTGCGGCCGCCAAGCTGGCCGCCTCAGGAAGCGCCAGCAGCAGCAAAGAGCAGGCACTGCCAGCCGCCAGCTGA
- a CDS encoding DUF1815 family protein yields MFARLAEQYRSVVEDLVMSLHALAEGLQRQGIAATCYVCGDGLDGQGASFVASLGDQHMVRFLVSDFGISWVESRNGHELVKLEGAEAIQELERLSANLRALVQPAAVEAQVS; encoded by the coding sequence ATGTTCGCTCGTCTGGCAGAGCAGTACCGATCGGTTGTTGAAGACTTGGTGATGAGCCTTCATGCTCTTGCCGAAGGGCTTCAACGCCAGGGCATCGCCGCCACTTGTTATGTCTGCGGTGATGGCCTTGATGGCCAGGGTGCATCCTTTGTCGCCAGCCTGGGCGATCAACACATGGTGCGTTTTCTGGTGTCGGACTTCGGGATCAGCTGGGTGGAGTCCCGCAACGGCCATGAGCTGGTCAAGCTTGAGGGTGCCGAAGCCATCCAAGAGCTCGAACGCCTGAGCGCCAACCTTCGCGCGCTTGTTCAGCCAGCTGCGGTTGAAGCTCAGGTCTCCTGA
- a CDS encoding DUF2839 domain-containing protein, with protein sequence MGEAKRRSEQGLPPREKKTPKAKDTSPRIAPWLPLTQRQGEQFVSVTTRGAWIGIGALVLFWLTVRFLGPALGWWTLADG encoded by the coding sequence ATGGGAGAGGCCAAGCGTCGCTCGGAACAGGGTTTGCCCCCCCGTGAGAAGAAGACCCCGAAGGCCAAGGACACCTCGCCCCGTATTGCCCCTTGGCTGCCCTTAACCCAGCGTCAAGGTGAGCAGTTCGTCTCAGTCACCACCCGCGGTGCCTGGATTGGCATTGGTGCGTTGGTGTTGTTTTGGTTGACCGTGCGCTTTCTGGGCCCCGCCCTGGGCTGGTGGACGCTGGCGGACGGCTAA
- a CDS encoding helicase: MLEAKAHQQLKALLRQEGETRWPHHLTLSRLVARSLRRSDQTLVRLAPGSDPSWLLGLLVPLALHNNPVVLVVSPGLRQRLLRVELPRLQAVGLNLPCWEGSTAPDSAPLWLLQHDALVAAWRSGQLEDRQLVVPEGELLQPLLRQALDVVIETGHWEQLRRSLPAAAASLLQLHERLSRRVLARPCGPHQRVPITPEDEAPLRQLLGVLAPLPDPWPQWLETAGESWTSWASVNPTLLQWTLHRQPLDPCTVMPGLFSGRGLVVVGPWPQPAPSGLGFEPQVEVSLADPPLLDPLPLFAPQGQALPNAPHYPSHLLDQCRRLVLGQAGLTVVLLDDEGLRLGLTSALAAEFGSRVGHELTAPEANGVICCSWSWWLEHQQRLPLPGQLVAATLPISSLEDPLTAARVAALRLQGRDWFRELLLPDALGRLQRSIAGLRRNGGRLAVLDGRLKRRGWGRQVLDALEPWVALNRLLPNS, translated from the coding sequence ATGTTGGAAGCCAAGGCCCACCAACAGCTCAAGGCGCTCCTTCGTCAGGAGGGGGAAACCCGCTGGCCCCACCACCTCACCTTGAGTCGGCTGGTGGCCCGCAGCCTGCGCCGCTCGGATCAGACCCTGGTGCGTCTGGCTCCGGGCAGTGATCCCAGCTGGTTACTGGGCCTGCTGGTCCCCTTGGCTCTGCACAACAACCCTGTGGTCCTGGTGGTGAGCCCCGGCCTGCGGCAGCGCCTGCTGAGGGTCGAGTTGCCCCGACTGCAGGCTGTCGGCTTGAACCTGCCCTGTTGGGAAGGGTCCACGGCGCCTGATTCGGCGCCCCTCTGGTTGCTGCAGCACGACGCCCTGGTGGCGGCTTGGCGCAGCGGTCAACTGGAGGATCGTCAGCTGGTGGTGCCGGAGGGGGAGCTGCTGCAACCGCTGCTGCGGCAAGCCTTGGACGTGGTGATTGAAACCGGGCACTGGGAGCAGTTGCGCCGCAGCCTCCCGGCAGCGGCGGCCAGCCTCTTGCAACTGCACGAACGGCTGAGCCGCCGGGTGCTGGCCCGTCCTTGCGGTCCCCATCAGCGGGTACCCATCACTCCTGAGGATGAGGCGCCCTTGCGGCAGTTGCTGGGGGTCCTGGCCCCCCTTCCCGACCCCTGGCCCCAATGGCTTGAGACCGCCGGTGAGAGTTGGACCAGTTGGGCCTCAGTCAATCCAACGCTGTTGCAGTGGACCCTGCATCGCCAACCACTGGATCCCTGCACGGTGATGCCGGGGCTCTTCAGCGGCCGCGGTCTAGTGGTGGTTGGTCCCTGGCCGCAGCCTGCTCCTTCAGGGCTTGGCTTTGAGCCCCAGGTGGAGGTCAGCCTTGCCGATCCGCCACTGCTGGATCCTTTGCCCCTGTTCGCTCCGCAGGGGCAGGCGCTGCCCAATGCCCCCCACTACCCCAGTCACCTGCTGGATCAGTGCCGCCGGTTGGTCTTAGGGCAGGCCGGCCTGACCGTGGTGTTACTCGATGACGAGGGCCTGAGGCTCGGTCTGACCAGTGCCTTAGCGGCTGAGTTCGGCAGTCGGGTGGGCCATGAGCTCACCGCCCCAGAGGCCAATGGTGTGATCTGTTGCAGTTGGAGCTGGTGGCTGGAGCATCAACAGCGGTTGCCCTTGCCCGGTCAGTTGGTGGCTGCCACCCTGCCGATTTCCAGCCTGGAAGACCCGCTGACGGCGGCGCGGGTCGCGGCGCTGCGGCTGCAGGGCCGCGATTGGTTCAGGGAACTGCTGCTGCCGGACGCCCTCGGCCGTTTGCAGCGCTCGATCGCTGGTCTGCGCCGCAATGGTGGGCGTCTGGCTGTGCTGGATGGGCGTTTGAAGCGGCGGGGGTGGGGGCGGCAGGTGCTCGATGCGCTGGAGCCCTGGGTCGCTCTGAATCGTCTGCTCCCCAACTCCTAG